Proteins from a single region of Aureibacter tunicatorum:
- a CDS encoding cytochrome c oxidase subunit I codes for MSTEAIEINADVHAHDEHEHHDSFISKYIFSTDHKMIGKQFLFAGIFWALIGGGLSLIFRLQLGFPDMDLSWLKPLLGGWISDQGKLDPEFYLALVTMHGTIMVFFVLTAGLSGTFSNFLIPLQIGARDMASGFMNMLSFWLFVVSSALMLFSLFIETGPAAGGWVIYPPLSALPQAIKGSGLGMTLWLVAMVFFIASSLIGSINYISTIINLRTKGMTFTRLPLTIWAFFLTAIIGVLSFPVLFAAALLLVFDRSFGTSFYLSEIYIGGEALPNIGGSPVLFQHLFWFLGHPEVYIVLLPALGITSEIIATNSRKPIFGYRAMIGSMLGITILSFVVWAHHMFVSGMNPFLGSVFMLLTLIIAVPSAVKVFNYLTTLWKGNLVFTPAMLFSIGLVSMFISGGLTGIFLGNSAIDVQLHDTYFVVAHFHLVMGSAAFFGMMAGVYHWFPKMFGKMMDNNLGYVHFWLTFVGAYMVFFPMHYIGIAGFPRRYYSFTNFDAFSSFSDLNTFVSVAAIITVSAQLIFVFNFFYSIYRGRKAPQNPWRSTTLEWTTPIEPGHGNWPGEIPQVYRWPYDYSKPGADEDFIAQTVPLSETRSSNLPHEEEALKEGKAQ; via the coding sequence ATGTCTACAGAAGCAATAGAAATAAACGCTGATGTTCATGCACATGATGAGCACGAGCATCACGATAGTTTTATATCAAAATATATCTTCAGTACCGATCATAAGATGATTGGTAAGCAGTTCCTATTCGCGGGGATATTCTGGGCGTTAATCGGTGGTGGATTGTCATTGATTTTTCGTCTTCAGCTTGGTTTTCCGGATATGGACTTGTCATGGTTGAAGCCTCTGCTTGGAGGTTGGATATCGGATCAAGGGAAATTGGATCCAGAATTCTACTTGGCTTTGGTGACAATGCACGGTACTATCATGGTATTCTTTGTATTGACAGCTGGACTAAGTGGTACATTTAGTAATTTCTTGATTCCATTGCAAATTGGAGCGAGAGATATGGCCTCAGGATTTATGAATATGCTTTCTTTTTGGCTGTTTGTGGTATCTAGTGCCTTGATGTTGTTCTCATTATTTATTGAAACAGGACCAGCCGCTGGTGGATGGGTGATTTATCCGCCATTGAGCGCTTTGCCTCAAGCTATTAAAGGTTCTGGTTTAGGTATGACTTTATGGTTGGTAGCGATGGTTTTCTTTATCGCTTCGTCACTGATTGGTAGTATCAACTATATTTCGACTATCATTAACTTGAGAACAAAAGGAATGACATTCACAAGATTGCCTTTGACAATTTGGGCTTTCTTTTTAACTGCAATTATCGGTGTGTTGTCTTTTCCAGTATTATTCGCAGCAGCTTTGTTGTTAGTATTTGACAGAAGCTTTGGAACAAGTTTCTACTTGTCAGAAATTTATATCGGAGGTGAGGCTCTTCCAAATATTGGAGGTAGCCCTGTATTGTTCCAGCACTTGTTCTGGTTCCTAGGTCACCCTGAGGTATATATCGTATTGTTGCCTGCTTTGGGTATCACTTCTGAGATTATCGCTACGAATTCAAGAAAGCCAATCTTTGGTTATAGAGCGATGATTGGCTCTATGTTGGGGATTACAATTCTTTCATTCGTAGTATGGGCTCACCACATGTTCGTTTCTGGTATGAATCCTTTCTTAGGATCTGTATTCATGCTACTAACGTTGATCATTGCGGTGCCATCGGCTGTAAAGGTATTTAATTACTTGACGACTCTTTGGAAGGGTAACTTGGTATTCACACCAGCGATGCTTTTCTCAATTGGATTGGTATCGATGTTTATATCAGGTGGTCTAACAGGTATTTTCTTAGGAAACTCAGCTATTGATGTTCAATTGCATGATACTTATTTTGTGGTTGCTCACTTTCACCTTGTGATGGGTAGTGCTGCATTCTTTGGTATGATGGCAGGTGTTTATCACTGGTTCCCTAAGATGTTTGGAAAGATGATGGATAACAATCTTGGGTATGTTCATTTCTGGTTGACTTTTGTAGGTGCTTATATGGTGTTCTTCCCAATGCACTACATTGGTATCGCTGGATTCCCAAGAAGATATTATTCTTTCACTAATTTTGACGCGTTTAGTTCATTCTCTGATTTGAATACATTTGTGTCTGTCGCTGCAATTATAACTGTAAGTGCTCAGTTGATCTTTGTGTTCAATTTCTTCTATAGTATTTATAGAGGTCGTAAAGCTCCACAGAACCCTTGGAGATCGACTACTTTGGAGTGGACAACACCAATAGAGCCTGGACATGGCAACTGGCCTGGGGAAATTCCTCAAGTTTATCGTTGGCCATACGATTATTCTAAGCCTGGAGCGGATGAAGACTTCATAGCTCAGACAGTTCCTTTGTCAGAGACTAGAAGCTCGAATCTTCCGCATGAAGAAGAAGCTTTAAAAGAGGGGAAAGCACAATAA
- a CDS encoding cytochrome c oxidase subunit II gives MINLILATGGILVLVALFLIFRIYTLVGVAKSDGKEYKPVDNANKINAALLGLTITGMLIGASWYSFKYFDEYTIPVASEHGVMVNQLFWVTMAVTGIVFIITHILLFVFSYKYSFKENAVAKFYPDNDKLEIAWTVVPAIALAVLIFFGLFTWNDMTAKAPENAEVVEIMGYQFAWKARYPGKDNKLGDYDYKKIDAVNLFGMDLSDKSSFDDFVPREIHLPKGKPVEFKIRARDVIHSVYAPHFRLKMDAVPGMPTRFGFVPTKSTEEMRQETGDPEFNYEIACTEVCGRGHFSMRILVVVDEPEEYEKWKASQKSWLSKNPEYITSVPEDLKELALLKTGAVTASN, from the coding sequence ATGATTAACTTGATATTAGCGACGGGGGGCATATTGGTCCTCGTCGCCTTATTTCTTATTTTCCGCATCTACACGCTAGTGGGTGTGGCTAAATCTGACGGGAAAGAATACAAGCCGGTTGATAATGCAAATAAAATCAATGCGGCTTTGCTTGGTCTTACTATCACAGGGATGTTGATCGGAGCCTCTTGGTATTCTTTCAAATATTTTGATGAGTACACAATTCCTGTTGCCTCTGAGCACGGAGTTATGGTTAACCAGCTTTTTTGGGTAACTATGGCTGTGACAGGCATTGTTTTTATCATTACGCATATTTTGCTATTTGTGTTTTCTTACAAGTATAGTTTTAAGGAAAATGCTGTTGCGAAATTTTATCCTGATAATGATAAATTGGAAATCGCTTGGACAGTTGTTCCTGCAATTGCATTGGCTGTTTTGATTTTCTTTGGTTTGTTCACTTGGAACGACATGACTGCTAAGGCACCTGAAAATGCTGAAGTGGTGGAAATCATGGGCTATCAATTCGCATGGAAAGCTAGATATCCGGGCAAAGACAACAAGTTGGGCGATTACGATTACAAAAAGATCGATGCAGTAAACTTGTTTGGAATGGATTTGTCTGACAAGTCGTCATTTGATGATTTTGTTCCAAGAGAGATTCACTTGCCAAAAGGCAAGCCTGTAGAATTTAAAATCAGAGCTAGGGATGTGATCCACAGTGTTTACGCTCCTCACTTCAGATTAAAAATGGACGCTGTTCCGGGTATGCCGACAAGATTCGGGTTTGTGCCAACTAAATCAACGGAAGAGATGCGCCAAGAAACTGGAGATCCAGAATTCAATTATGAAATCGCGTGTACGGAAGTATGCGGTAGAGGACACTTTTCAATGAGAATTTTGGTCGTAGTAGACGAGCCGGAAGAGTATGAAAAGTGGAAAGCTTCCCAAAAGTCTTGGTTGTCGAAAAATCCTGAGTACATAACGTCTGTTCCTGAGGATTTGAAGGAATTGGCATTATTGAAAACGGGTGCTGTGACAGCTTCGAATTAA
- a CDS encoding quinol:cytochrome C oxidoreductase produces the protein MLEEKFVFTAGAKKKITILAVVGVILAVLGFVMMNSGGHHDAAAHGAAAEGAHHGFSWTKRLFANLWINNVYFVGLSIIGVFFVALQYASQAGWSAPIKRIPEAFGFWLPIGGALMIITFLIGNHDLFHWTHEYLYDPKDPHYDTILVGKRAFLNTPFFLGRMVAYFVLWFGLFWQLRKISLQEDEMGGDQHWFKMRKYSAIFLVIFAVTSSTSAWDWVMSIDPHWFSTLFGWYVFSSWWVSGLAAITLIVVFLKEAGYLKVVNENHLHDLGKFVFGFSVFWAYLWFSQFLLYYYANIPEEIIYYIDRFKNDHYSPYFFLNLFINFFFPFLVLMTRDSKRHFMTIKIACVAILIGHWLDFFLMITPGTLKENGGIGFFEIGITLVYLSGFLFVVLTSLSKAGLIAKNHPMMKESLHHHI, from the coding sequence ATGTTAGAAGAAAAATTTGTTTTTACCGCGGGTGCTAAAAAGAAGATTACCATTCTTGCTGTAGTGGGAGTGATCCTTGCGGTATTAGGTTTTGTTATGATGAACTCTGGTGGTCATCATGACGCTGCGGCTCATGGAGCTGCTGCTGAAGGGGCTCATCATGGCTTCTCATGGACGAAGAGGTTGTTCGCCAACCTTTGGATCAATAATGTGTATTTCGTAGGCTTGTCAATAATTGGAGTGTTTTTCGTAGCTCTTCAATATGCTTCTCAAGCAGGTTGGTCAGCACCTATCAAGCGTATTCCTGAAGCTTTCGGTTTTTGGTTGCCTATAGGAGGTGCTTTGATGATTATTACTTTCTTAATAGGTAATCATGATTTGTTCCACTGGACGCACGAATATCTTTATGATCCAAAAGATCCTCATTACGATACGATCTTAGTTGGTAAAAGAGCGTTTTTGAATACGCCATTTTTCTTAGGTAGAATGGTTGCTTACTTTGTTCTTTGGTTTGGTTTGTTCTGGCAATTGAGAAAAATCTCATTGCAAGAAGACGAAATGGGAGGCGATCAGCATTGGTTCAAAATGAGAAAATACTCAGCGATATTCTTAGTGATTTTCGCTGTTACTTCAAGCACATCCGCTTGGGACTGGGTTATGTCAATCGACCCTCACTGGTTCTCAACTTTGTTTGGATGGTATGTTTTCTCATCTTGGTGGGTTTCAGGCTTAGCGGCAATTACTTTGATTGTTGTTTTCTTGAAAGAAGCTGGGTATTTGAAGGTTGTTAATGAGAATCATTTGCACGATTTAGGGAAGTTTGTTTTCGGATTTAGCGTTTTCTGGGCTTACTTGTGGTTCTCTCAATTCTTGTTGTATTACTATGCGAATATTCCGGAAGAGATTATTTATTACATAGATAGGTTCAAGAATGATCATTATTCGCCTTATTTCTTCTTGAATTTGTTTATTAATTTCTTTTTTCCTTTCTTAGTATTAATGACGAGGGACTCTAAACGCCATTTTATGACAATCAAAATCGCTTGTGTGGCTATCTTGATTGGACATTGGCTGGATTTCTTCTTGATGATTACTCCAGGTACTTTGAAGGAAAATGGAGGAATAGGATTCTTTGAAATAGGCATTACATTGGTTTATTTGTCTGGGTTCTTATTTGTAGTGTTGACAAGCCTTTCTAAAGCTGGCTTGATCGCTAAGAACCACCCGATGATGAAAGAAAGTTTGCATCATCACATTTAA
- a CDS encoding cytochrome c → MKKHIRQIYKAALVLMVPVAFASCKSEGNYQGLEYAPNMYHSVPYEPLTQITDKEAGMWLSNRADGLGEYYNSNPYNEHSINERVPPANTVRRDDDGFLPYRIPADSLDYAAQIMKNPLASSEQVLADGEILYTKFCQPCHGQSGQGDGPVGKVFKGVPAYNKGRVKDVSQGHIFHVITHGKGRMRSHASQLNQKERWAIARYVEKLQQQ, encoded by the coding sequence ATGAAAAAGCATATAAGACAAATATATAAAGCGGCTTTAGTGCTTATGGTACCTGTAGCATTTGCGTCATGCAAGTCGGAAGGGAACTATCAAGGACTGGAATACGCTCCAAATATGTACCACTCAGTGCCTTACGAGCCATTGACTCAGATTACTGATAAAGAGGCGGGTATGTGGTTAAGCAATAGAGCGGATGGTTTGGGTGAGTATTACAACTCTAACCCTTACAACGAGCATTCTATCAATGAAAGGGTACCTCCTGCAAATACTGTAAGAAGAGATGATGATGGATTCTTGCCTTACAGAATTCCTGCGGACAGCCTTGATTACGCAGCGCAAATCATGAAGAATCCATTGGCTTCTTCTGAGCAAGTATTGGCTGATGGAGAAATCCTTTACACTAAGTTTTGTCAACCATGCCATGGTCAAAGCGGTCAAGGTGACGGACCTGTAGGTAAAGTCTTCAAAGGTGTTCCTGCATATAACAAAGGTAGGGTTAAGGATGTCTCGCAAGGACATATATTCCACGTGATTACTCACGGTAAAGGACGTATGCGTTCTCATGCTTCGCAATTGAATCAGAAAGAACGTTGGGCTATTGCTCGCTACGTCGAAAAATTGCAACAACAATAA
- a CDS encoding DUF3341 domain-containing protein: MSQVKEEKYILGIFNDEDVLLDAVKQVRKSGVKIHEVFSPFPVHGLEHALGYKKSFLPKAAFAFGLTGTTLALTMMFYMMVFDWPMIIGGKDFAAVPDFIPVTFELTVLLGAFGMVGTFFVSNDLKPYKKAQIFDVRQTDDMHVMAIELDKNSSKSYEELTSILTGSGACEIKDKTFEA, translated from the coding sequence ATGAGCCAAGTAAAAGAAGAAAAATATATACTGGGTATATTCAATGACGAGGATGTGTTGTTGGATGCGGTTAAGCAGGTACGCAAGTCTGGAGTGAAAATTCATGAAGTATTTTCACCATTCCCTGTTCATGGTTTGGAGCATGCGCTAGGCTACAAGAAGTCATTCTTGCCAAAAGCTGCTTTTGCTTTTGGTCTTACAGGTACTACTTTGGCTTTGACTATGATGTTTTACATGATGGTTTTTGACTGGCCGATGATAATTGGTGGTAAAGATTTTGCCGCGGTTCCTGATTTTATTCCGGTTACATTTGAGTTGACGGTTCTTTTGGGAGCTTTTGGCATGGTCGGTACTTTCTTTGTAAGCAATGACCTTAAGCCATACAAAAAGGCTCAGATCTTTGATGTTAGACAAACGGATGACATGCATGTGATGGCGATAGAGCTGGATAAGAATAGCTCTAAATCATATGAGGAGTTGACAAGCATTTTGACTGGTTCAGGAGCTTGTGAAATTAAGGATAAAACTTTTGAAGCATAA
- the nrfD gene encoding NrfD/PsrC family molybdoenzyme membrane anchor subunit — translation MEVTSSLKESTHGSHEIITASVRQPLVTGGKSMKDVTEDVCRQVEGKPTPAWMLAFAVSLTVLGLGSYAVYRVLWDGIGMWGLNKTVGWAWDITNFVWWVGIGHAGTLISAVLLLFRQKWRTSINRAAEAMTIFAVICAAMFPVLHMGRPWLGFYWALPLPNAFGSLWVNFNSPLLWDVFAISTYFSVSLVFWYIGLIPDFATVRDRAKGAIPKAVYGALSLGWNGSAKAWMHYEAVSLILAGMATPLVLSVHTIVSFDFATSVIPGWHTTIFPPYFVAGAIFSGFAMVLTLMIITRKVYKLEDYITMTHIELMNIVIIITGSIVGIAYITEFFIAWYSGVQAEQYAFINRMTGPYWWAYWSMMTCNVFSPQLFWFKKIRRSIAATFFLSIVVNIGMWFERFVIIVTSLHRDYLPSSWAYFTPTAYDVGVYLFTFGLFFTLFFLFAKFFPVVNMAEVKSVLKSTSGTIKED, via the coding sequence ATGGAAGTTACTTCTTCATTAAAAGAAAGTACTCATGGATCTCACGAGATCATTACGGCTTCTGTAAGACAGCCGTTAGTGACGGGTGGAAAATCCATGAAGGATGTTACTGAGGATGTATGCCGCCAAGTGGAAGGTAAGCCTACTCCTGCGTGGATGCTGGCTTTTGCCGTATCATTGACAGTATTAGGCCTTGGATCATACGCAGTATACAGAGTTCTTTGGGACGGTATCGGTATGTGGGGATTGAACAAGACTGTTGGATGGGCTTGGGATATCACCAACTTCGTATGGTGGGTAGGTATTGGTCACGCGGGTACCTTGATTTCCGCAGTATTGTTGTTGTTCAGACAGAAATGGAGAACATCGATTAACAGAGCTGCTGAGGCGATGACAATCTTCGCTGTAATTTGCGCGGCGATGTTCCCTGTGCTTCACATGGGACGTCCTTGGTTAGGTTTCTACTGGGCATTGCCTTTGCCAAATGCATTTGGATCACTTTGGGTGAATTTCAACTCGCCTCTACTTTGGGACGTGTTTGCGATCTCGACATATTTCTCGGTATCATTAGTATTCTGGTATATCGGCCTTATTCCTGATTTTGCGACAGTTCGTGATAGAGCTAAAGGCGCTATCCCTAAAGCTGTTTACGGTGCTTTAAGTTTAGGTTGGAATGGTTCTGCGAAAGCATGGATGCACTATGAAGCTGTATCATTGATTTTGGCAGGTATGGCGACACCTCTAGTACTTTCAGTACACACAATTGTATCGTTTGACTTTGCAACATCAGTAATACCTGGATGGCATACGACGATTTTCCCTCCATACTTCGTTGCTGGAGCGATTTTCTCAGGATTTGCTATGGTACTGACGCTAATGATCATTACTAGAAAAGTATACAAGCTTGAAGATTACATCACTATGACTCATATCGAGTTGATGAACATTGTAATTATCATTACAGGTTCAATCGTGGGTATCGCTTATATTACTGAGTTCTTTATCGCTTGGTATTCAGGTGTTCAAGCTGAGCAATATGCTTTCATCAACCGTATGACTGGACCTTACTGGTGGGCTTACTGGTCGATGATGACTTGTAACGTGTTCTCTCCTCAGCTTTTCTGGTTCAAGAAGATCAGAAGAAGCATCGCTGCTACTTTCTTCTTGTCAATAGTAGTGAACATAGGTATGTGGTTTGAGCGATTTGTGATTATCGTTACATCACTTCATAGAGACTACTTGCCTTCTTCATGGGCTTATTTCACGCCAACTGCGTATGACGTTGGAGTGTATTTGTTCACATTCGGATTGTTCTTCACTTTGTTCTTCTTATTTGCGAAGTTCTTCCCAGTGGTGAATATGGCGGAAGTGAAGTCGGTATTGAAATCTACTTCAGGAACTATTAAAGAAGACTAA